The stretch of DNA AAGATTACCGCGTCACCCTGGTTAAGAGGGACGACCTGAGCCCGGGATTGCATTCTTGGCCGCTGCTCCGTCAGCACCAACTCCCCGCCACGAAAGTCCTCTCCCGGCTGCGACAACAGGATGGCTACTTGTAGGGGAAACACATGTTCCCCGTACAGATCCTGATGCAGGCAGTTGTAGTCGCCTGGGCCGTATTGCAGCAATAACGGGGTAGGGCGTTGCTGCCCGGCAGCGTGGCAGCGGGCAATGAAGTCGGCATGGTGCGCCGGATAGGTGATCGGCAGGTTCATCTGTTCGTTCCAGCGATTGGCCTGGGGCGCCAGGAACCCATACAGCTGTTCACGCAGCGCGCAGATCGGCGCTGGCAGCGGGTAGCGGAAATATTTGTATTCGCCGCGGCCAAAGCCGTGCCTGGCCATCATCACATGGGAGCGAAACAGTTCGGGTCGGGGGTAGTGGCCGCTCAGTTCAGCGCATTCCTGCTGATCCAGCAGGGCTGGAATCAGTGCGTTACCCTGTTCATCAAGGGCTTGCTCGATGGCGGCCCAGTCCAGCTTGGCCAGGCGTTCATGCAGTGGAGTGGAAGGCATCGACAAGTTCCTGTGGCAGCGCATTAGGGCTGCCAGTCTAGAAAGTCGTCAGGGTCAGAACACTCCGATACTTGCGCTCGAATTACAGCGCCTTGCTCACATTGATGTCGGTAATCTCATCGCTGGCATCGTGGATTTTCGCCAGGGCTTCCTTGGCTTCCTCCACGCTGCCTGCTTGCAGTTGGGCGAACTCGAAGCGGCGCTCACCGTTGAGTTTGTACTTGATCACATATTTGGTGGTAGTCACGGGCATTCCTGTCAGCTCAGTTTCGAATTGGTGCGGCGCACAATGCGGATCTTGTGGGACAACGTCGGCTTTTTGGTCACGCTGATGGCGCGGCGGGTCACGACGTCCAGGGTGATGTTCCAGAACCCGGTGCTGGGCGCAGTGATTTTTGCCGGGAACTTGTCGAACGCGCCGCCGTGGTAAGTATGGCGGCCGCCGTTCTTGAAGCTGCGAAAGTTGGCATCGCTCATCAGGCGGATGTTGCAGGTTTGCGAGCATTCAATGACGACAATATCTCCTTCATTGAGGTGCTCACGCTGGTGGATGAATTTCATAAGGTGTCTCCAGAAGGGCTTTTTCTGAAAAATCAGAACGATACGTAGGTTAAGATGGAGTTTATCAGCCCCAGCACGTTTATTATCGGACCGTCGTCGACGACTTCGACAATTTAAAACAGTTATTTACCGAGTTATCAGGGATAAATCCTACGTGGGCGGGAGAAAAATACCTTCTTCGCTGTCGTAGGGTCTTTATCGGAGGTTTTTATATGAAGTGGAGTGTGTTGGTTCTGGCCCTGGCGTTGGGTGGATGTGCTTCGGTGGCGGATATCAAGCAGACCCCACCAACGCTGGCAGTGATCTCCGGGAAAAAACCACAGGAATACGCGGCGTGCGTTGTCCAGAAATTGTCTAAAACCCGCAGGCCTTCGCAGATCGAGCCTCACAAGGATGGTGTTCAAGTTATCGTACCGCAGAAGTTTTCTGCCGACCCGTCGGCCATTTTTGAAATTGAAGAGCGCTCCAGCGGGAGCAGTATCAAGCTCTACGAGAGCATGTCCAATGTGCCTATTCGTCCAGGTGACGTGAAGGCTGCGGGGGAAGCGTGCATTTCCGGCTGAGTCTGTAGCCGCCCACCTCGAATCCGATCAAGAAGCTCGACCCTGCTGCCGCAGCGTCGGGCTTTTTTGTGCGCGATGTTCAGTACACCGTCCTTTTGCTCGCGGATGAGTGTTGTCGCGACCGGGCCATTGCCCTACCATTTGTAGGCTTATGCCTAATTCGCCTAAGCATATAACTATAAAAATGGAGTCGTGATGATGTCTCTGGAACGAGTTCTGATGGGTAGCGCGTTGTTGCTGATGTTGGGCAATGCCCACGCGCTGGAGGGGAAAAACGTTTATATGCAGGGCGGCTCGCAGCCGGGAGCTGCGCCGTGCGTGGCCTGCCACGGGGCTGATGGCCTGGGGCTGGCAGCCGCGGGTTTTCCGCGTTTGGCCGGTTTATCGGCGGGGTATTTGCGTAAGCAACTGCACGATTTTAAAAGTGGCGCCCGGAACAGCCCGGTGATGCAGCCACTGGCCAACGCCCTCACGGAAGAGGAAGTCAGCGCTGTAACCCGGCAGCTGGCGGCAATGCCTGCGCCCGCACCTGTGCCGGTGCACCGCAGCGAGATGCCTACTGACGCTGCGCAAAAGATTGCCCTGCAAGGTGCGTGGGAGCGCCAGATTCCGGCCTGTGTCAGCTGTCATGGCCCCGCCGGCGTGGGCGTCGGCGACGGGTTTCCACCCCTGGCCGGACAATCTGCGGCCTACCTCGCGGCGCAGTTGAACGCCTGGCGCAGCGGCACGCGCCATAACGATCCGAATGCTCTGATGGGCCATATCGCCAAATCCCTCAGCGCTGAAGAAGTGCAGGCCGTGGCCACCTATTTTGCCTCGTTGAGCGGCCAGGAGGCCAAGCCATGAAGCGCTTCTTGTTTGCTCCGCTGCTGGGAAGCCTGATCGGCGTACCCGTCCATGCCGCCCCTATTGCCATGGAAGACCAGTCACAGTTGCAGCCAGCCGGCGCTCATGGGGCTGCCGTGCAGTTCCAGCCGCCCAA from Pseudomonas sp. NC02 encodes:
- a CDS encoding 2OG-Fe(II) oxygenase, encoding MPSTPLHERLAKLDWAAIEQALDEQGNALIPALLDQQECAELSGHYPRPELFRSHVMMARHGFGRGEYKYFRYPLPAPICALREQLYGFLAPQANRWNEQMNLPITYPAHHADFIARCHAAGQQRPTPLLLQYGPGDYNCLHQDLYGEHVFPLQVAILLSQPGEDFRGGELVLTEQRPRMQSRAQVVPLNQGDAVIFAVNQRPMPSVRGFHRVTLRHGVSVLHSGTRHTLGVIFHDAQ
- a CDS encoding c-type cytochrome, yielding MMSLERVLMGSALLLMLGNAHALEGKNVYMQGGSQPGAAPCVACHGADGLGLAAAGFPRLAGLSAGYLRKQLHDFKSGARNSPVMQPLANALTEEEVSAVTRQLAAMPAPAPVPVHRSEMPTDAAQKIALQGAWERQIPACVSCHGPAGVGVGDGFPPLAGQSAAYLAAQLNAWRSGTRHNDPNALMGHIAKSLSAEEVQAVATYFASLSGQEAKP
- a CDS encoding DUF1883 domain-containing protein, with protein sequence MKFIHQREHLNEGDIVVIECSQTCNIRLMSDANFRSFKNGGRHTYHGGAFDKFPAKITAPSTGFWNITLDVVTRRAISVTKKPTLSHKIRIVRRTNSKLS